The following DNA comes from Caretta caretta isolate rCarCar2 chromosome 10, rCarCar1.hap1, whole genome shotgun sequence.
AGCCTACAGTGCTGTCAGTTGAGAGGCATGTCGAAATTGGCAGATCTTGGAATTTCTGGACCTCGTAAATTTCTGGGTGGATCAGGAAACAAAAATTGGTTGTTTAGCTTAAATCTGATTGGCTGGAGCAGCCAGGGCCCCTCCCTCCTACTCCTaaatatttagtctgcagaaggcaGGTGCCATAGCAGACTCTGCAGAGCTTGAGCCAGTGTGCAGTGAGAGCAGCATCTGCCTGTAGGAGAGATGAACTGTTGCCGGTACCCTGTTGATGTGAAAGCGGTTGGCTTGATGCAGTGCAAAAAGCAGAAGGTACTTTGATCTGAGTCTCTTTCCTGGAAATATATTGACCACTGCAAATTAGGAAACTTTAGAGCTTTTTATTTTACAACTAGAGGGTCATGTTAGCTCTTCTGCTTGCCAATAGTGGGATCACAAAGTTATCAGCTGGGACAGGAAGAATCTAACTTTTTCAGGGCCACATCTTAATAGAATGGCTGCCTCTTGGCTTCCCTGCCTTTCCATCCGTGATCCTGTACATTACCTCTAGCTCCTTCAGTGATTCCTTACAGGGAAAAGTAACTCTAGGAAAGgatttagctttttaaaattattattattttattttattttaaatgtgcctTAACAGCTGGAAGCCAGCACTCTTGTCTCTGCAGACCCCCAGCAAGAGCTTGGTGCACCCCCAGTCTGGGAATCTCAAACCGCAGCTAGGGTGATCAAAGCCTGTTTTATTCCCTTTTTCAGAAGTACATGATGGCTGTGTCCTGGTCAGACCGAAACAACATTCTCATCTATAGGACTTTTGAAGAGTTTAAGAAATTTCATGTAAGTTAACAAATCCCTGGAAATGATTTCCATACTGGTGTTATTTTGTTGCTGCCATTATTGGCAGGTGGGAATGCCATTGctcattctctttctttcctttcttgctCTCTGGGGTCACTCAGAAAGTATTGAAGAGAAAATTCCCCATAGAAGGTGGTTTACTGAAGAAATCTGACCGGAGCATTCCAAAGTTTAAAGGTAAGGGGATTTGATAaacaggagagagggaagggaagaccaacaaaaatgactgGAGGGGTTGGAGGGAAGACCCTGAAGTGGCAAGGGGACTAGAGGTCAGTCACTGGGTCAGAGCTGCAGctggtgctgatttacaccagtgcagaatctggcctattgtTGGCTTAAAAAAGGAACACATTTGGTAATTAACTTTCCAGTTTAAATATTGATCCAAGCCCTTTGCAACATGATACAGTGCAACCTTCATGCATGATCAAGGGCAAATGTAAGGCTTGATACAAAATAGCACTAACTCCAAGGCAAAAGCCATTGAAAATGGTGAGGAGAGACACAACAATATTTACAGTAATTGATCCTGGTTCTAAATATGAAGTCTCATACTGGGATGGGAATTAGCAATGTGTTGGCAGAAGGTACTGTGTACAAAGCAGTAGCACGTTATAGTCACTTGCTAACAGTGTTTTGCTTCTGTCACTTCAAAGATGCAAAATTGATGCAGAGAAAGAGCAGGAATTTGAGCAGGTCAGTGGAGAGATTGAAACTGCTGGAGACTTACTCCCAGGAGCTGCTGAAAGCGGATGCTAAGGTCTCCCAGAGCGAAGATGTGATCCAGTTTTTCAAAGCTCAAACCCAAGACCTAGATCCTTCCTTTCCAGAAAACAGGTACTGATGGATTACCCTTCCCCGGCTTTTCACATTTCTGTTTCATAAACAGGGGGAAGGGAAATTTCAACACAAAACAtggagaaaaaattatttttttttttcctggagaacGTTTTCcattttgtgatccactctgaatTAATTAGTAATGCAGGAGGACTGAAGTGACATTGAATGATAAAAACACTGATAAGTTTTCCATAATGCTTCCCCCTGTTCTCCTTGCACCTTgatccctttttccattcttaCTTTTTTCAGGATGCAGAACTTTGCATTTTCTAGATATTGCTGGTTTCACTCAGACCACCGGTATATTTGTGCAGCAGAGCAGAAATAAAAATCAGCCAATATTTTCCTTAGTAATAATGTCTCTCAGCAATCTATGATCTGCTTCCCTGCCTGAGATTCTGTATTAGCAACTGCTTTTCAAATCTAGAGAGCTAGCTCATTTGAAATCATGGTTTTCAATTGGCAAACAGCAAAACAATAATAATGAACATATTAAAAATGAGGCAGTTTTCATTCTAGATCAAAGCACGCTCAGAAACAAAGTGAATTTCAGGGTTTTGATGTCTTGCTTAATGCAAAATGGATGGAGCAAGTTAATTACACTTTTGCAGACAGACAGAAAGCAAACAGGCAGGCTAACAACCTGTGTGCACCATGCTCTGACTCTTGCAATTCAGAAGGGTCATTACAAACCCCTGCAAAGTGGAAATGCAGATACTGCTAGGAGTGTGGGCCAGTGGTAAGGGACGGAGTATGGGAACCAGGGCCCTTTCGAGGTTTATTCCCAACTCTACGACTGTTTCACTGAGTGAGTTTGAGCACCTCTCtcaaactctctgtgcctcagtatcccACCTGTGAAATAGCCATAAGAACTCATGTGAGAGGACAGCTATGTTTGGGAATGTTTGctgagtgctttgagatcctatgGATTTAAATGATGCCTACCTGTTGTCCTGGCTTTCTGCATAGGGGTAAATTGCACCCAAAGGATGTTCCTGAAATTGATCCTAAATgcagtctctctcctggctgcagaACAAACCAATGTCACACTTTACTTTCCAGCATTATAATTATGCCCTCAGAAATGGGAGATGGAAAGAAAGACCAGCCCAAGCAGCAGAACCCCTCTGTTACTCAGCCGGTAGTCTCCCAGAGCTACAGCTGCATTGAAGCCTATGAAACCAAAGACACAAAGAACAGACCCTTCAAAGTTGCCAAGAAGGAAATTGTCGAAGTGTTAATCAAGGACATGACCGGTATGTCTTGTATGGttggttattttctggttttgGATGTGAATTCTAGAGATTTTTAGACTGGCTTGTGGCCTGAcaaaaatgtgtgtttgtgttttgttttgtaatatgGGGTGTGTATACTGGATGGTATAACTTACCTTGTTTAGGACTGTAAATATTTTATCAAGAAGAAAAGAACAAGTGAAGTAGGATTTTCTGGTTGGTGGAACAAGGAGTGCAAgtgtcaggactcctaggttctattcctaacCTTGGGAGAGAGCATGAGTTGGGGGCTCCAAGATCCTGACTCCCAGGGCTGCCCCATTTATAAAAACAATGGCAAGTGTTAGGCCATTTAATATGGGGTGGTTGCCATCTCCTCTATAATAATTAACAGAGGGGCTGCAAGCTTCAATAATGAATGGCTGAGAAGCACTTTGACAGCAGTGTCCAAGTGCAATGTATTGTGTTATTAAAAGTGCTCCTGCATTACATGCtccctcctgctgtttgctgcagGGTGGTGGCTGGTGGAGAACAAGGATCAGCAAATAGCCTGGTTCCCAGCTCCATATCTGGAGGAGAGAGTAACTGGGGAGGAGAGTCCAAATGCCAGAGAACTGGATGAGGAGGGTGAGTCTGTTTATCCCTTGCTGTGGCTCTGAGCTTTCCATCACTTGGGGCTGCATGTCACTACACTGACATTTCTCCCCTAAAAGTAGGTCCTGCAAAAAAATACATGTTTCAGCtcagaatgaaaaacaaacacatcACAGAGAGGAGACACGAGCTGGTGGTTAACACCCAGGACTGGGacctgggagacctgggttccagtgcccagccctgccactgacttgttgtgtgacctcaggcaagtccctTATAGGGATGTCTATTTAAAGCTCACACTCATCTGAACACGTTTACCTGTTGTCATTACAAACAGCCCTGTGGATGACAATTTTCCCCAATTTGTTTCCTTTGTGCTTTTGACGACGACAATTACCCTGTGGGTCAGTTGGTCATTTTTCCGGACACCCAACTGGTAATGGGACTTGGGGCCAGGGGCAGCACTTGGAACCCACTTTAACTTCCTGAAGACTGACTAGATTTGGAGTTGACATGGTGTCTTTTAGCCCTAGGCCTTGGTTCCTCCATCTCCGTAATCCTTACCCACTGCAAAGGGGCTTTGTGAGGCTCAATTTTTCTAATGCGTAAATTCACCCTTGTCCAGAGGGCCAGTCTAAAGTGACGCCTAGACATTGGGCTGGTCCCTCCATCTGGGGTGAATGATCCCCTAAGGCTTGTAAGTTCTGCTGCCCAGATGGCAGGCAGTCCAGAGTGGTGTTCCTACACTCTATCCAGGGCGCTCTCTTACCTGCAAAGCAGAAATTAccccttcctctttcttccaGGGACTCTGTATTACGCCATGCGGGCCTACGAATCTCAGAAGGCCGATGAGCTCTCTCTGAATGTCGGGGTAGTTGTGGAGGTGCTGGAGAAATCTGACAATGGCTGGTGGCTGATCTGGTAAGGAggttctcttcccccatcccccttctgAGTCAGCGCTCCATGAGAGAGCCCGTTAGCAGCGGCTCACTcattcccagccctggggagggtgtGCAGGGACCTCTCAGCCTTTGGCAGTGACCCAGACTGTTTTAGAGAACTCTCTCACCCAGGCAGGGATCTTTCCCCTGTCTTTCTGTCTAATACACAGGAATGGGCTGGACTCCCTTGAAGGGTCGGGGGTCCAGGGACTGAAGGACTGCACTTGGGGACAGCTAGCCCTGTGCTGGGGAGCCTGTCCAGTGCTGCTTGGGAGGAATTAAGAATCCTCAGTGAAACTTCCAGGGCGAAATCCATCTCTCCCCCACAAAACCCTGAGTGAACGGACTGTGTGTGGGGAAGCAGTCGGAGACTGGCATGGAATTCATGCCTATGGGCTGGGATGGCAGCCATCGACCCCAGTACACCGCTACCCTAGCTGCAGAATCTCTATGCGGGCATGGATACGGTTACCCTGGCAGCACCCCAGTGACCCCTCTGTGCTTGTCCACTGAAAGCTGGCATGGATCCCGTCAGGGCAGCTTGCAGGGCCCCGCTCCCTTGGGATGGATTCAACCCCAAAGGCTCTATTTGAGCACACCATTCTACACGTCCCATGGGTCTCATCTGTCATCGAATCATAGAAGAtgaaggttggaagagacctcaggaggtcacctagtccaatcccctgctcaaagcaggacgaatgcCAACCTTGTCTCCCTTGGCTTTGGTGTCACCAGTTCTGAGCTCGCTCCTTGTCTTCCCtttgcccagccccaccccaagtTCTGTCCCTATCTCCCAGGTCTGGCGTAGGTGGCTGGTACCTAGCACCCCCCACCTGCATTTCCCTGGGATGGGAGTGCCCTTAGGGACTCTGATCTCCCCGGCATGGTTGGATCACACGTGAAGTTGCCCTTATCCTTAAGTATTGCCTTCCCCTGCTTTTCCCTCAGGTACAATGAGCGCACTGGCTACATCCCCTCCATGTTCCTCCAGCCCTATAAGAACCCGCACAGCAAGTTCCAAACAATGGTGAACACTGGCCTCTGTGTGTCCACCCCTAACCTGCTGCAGGCCGCCAGCCTCTccaactggagttccctcccccagcgCAAGACACAGGCAGGGGACGAGCCCCCGACTCGCTCAGCGCATGAGAGGCCCATAAAGGACAGGGATCCTCCGAGCAGAATGAGATCGAGATCTCTGAGCGGCCCGCTGCCTGCGGCAGAGAGCACAGCCAGCTCCAACCTCACGTGTGAGCTAGACAGCCTGTCTGTTAGTTCTGGGAGCGGGAGCGAACACGGCTTCAACTGGGATTGGAAGGCAGTCTCATCAGGGTCTCTGCCTGGAGTcaagcaggctggggctggcctCCTGCAAGCGAGCCTAGGTCAAGCCTCGGCCAGTCGAGGCAGCAAAGCTCCTCACCTCACCAGCAAGGATAGGAATGATTCAGGCTTTGAGGAGGAGTCTCCAAGCGACTCAGATTCTTTCCTTCACAGCCCAGACTCTGCTGCCAGCATCCCCAAGGTGCCCGTGCGACCCGCGGTCCAGGAAATCCTCCAGAAATGCAGCACTGTGACCAAGAGAGCCATGCAAAGGGCTGCACCCAGGCCAAGCCTGCAACCCTCCCCTCACCTCCACCCTGGAGGGGAGACGTGTGCAAAACCGACTGATGCTCTAGACCATGTGTGCCTCCGATGAGACTCCGTTATCGCCCTGAGCTGGAGGGTGGAGACTGCAGTAGCTGAAATTCCTGACATTATCCTGGCTCAGCTGACTGAGAGGATGGACTCAGCCTTTAACTCCTGGTTGGAAGCTGCTCTTGCATGGTTGCTTGACTGGCTGGTTTGCACTAATACACTGGACTCGCTGTTCACACAGGAAGAACTGGAGGCTGGAATGCCGCAGAATTGTCTCTGCTGCAGATACTGCACCAGATCCGCAACTGGCATAAATGGggtcattccactgacttcagtagagttgtttacaccagctgaggctttgGCCCACTAACTGGTTAAGAGGTTAAACTTTAGAGTTAAATTAATCCCAGCCATCTGCCTAAGGATTGCTTTGCCCCATTATTGGGGCATgaagggaactgaggcccagaggctaagtgacttgctcaaggttatGCAGAAAATAAGAGTAGGAAATTGAACACTGATCTTGTAAGTGCGAGGCCAGCACCCAAACCACCAGACCAGCCTTCCTCTGAAAGACTTGTACTTAAGTGCAGTGTTAAATCAGTGCAGGCTGGGATCAGTTTGCTTTACACATTGTAACCACATCTCTCACACTTCAGCACATGTATTCTCTTAGGGTCCACTGCAGCGTTAGGCGATTCAGTCCCCACCCTTGTAAACAATCACATTTgttgggaggagagggagttCTCTGACCCAGACTTTCTTTCGCTTATTTCGGTAGAGCCAAGTGAATAATTCATAGGAATCATTTATTCAAACTGTCCAGTCCTCTGCTCTGTCCCCAAATTGACCTGCGAGCAGTTTGGAATGTTGTTGAACCATGAATGAATTCAATGCTATTTGTCAAACCGTTTTGGTGAATCACACTGGATCTGCAGATTGGCCACCAGAACTGAAAAGTCAAGCTGTTAGGCAGCTTGGATGGCTGGCTTTATCCTTCCAAGGCGGGTCTGTACGGGCTTGGGCACGTAAGTCCCATGATCTCACTTATCTATGTGAATGACCGTAATTATTTGGATCAGGTCTTTGGTGTGAATTTTCCCCCTTATGAGCTAAGTGTTGACTGCCAATGAAGATTCTCTAATATTAGCTTAAATTCACCCTTTACACAACCATTCCCACCTGTAAACTCACTCCTGAAGATGCTCATGGGAAAACCTATTTTTAATTCAAAGGCGCTTTAAGCTATCCCACCCCCGAGCAGTAATTTAATTACCCTTCCATAAATCTGCTATTCTGACTTTCTGAGACATGCCTGTGAGATCACAATGAACCAAGCTGTTTTGTTCAGCTTGCAAGGTATTTATTGTTCTAAATTACATGTATTTATGGCTTGGTTTGGATTAAACATATGATAGAACCTCTCAGTTTCTTAGAACTCGGACACAGTACTTggtttattttacatttcaaggATCTGTTCGTTTTAGGAATTAAAATTTGGCAGGTGATGAGTTTGGAGGGTGATGGGTACAGCCTAGGaacctgggccagatcctcagctgctgtggaTTGTCAGAGCT
Coding sequences within:
- the NOXO1 gene encoding NADPH oxidase organizer 1 isoform X1, which gives rise to MNCCRYPVDVKAVGLMQCKKQKKYMMAVSWSDRNNILIYRTFEEFKKFHKVLKRKFPIEGGLLKKSDRSIPKFKDAKLMQRKSRNLSRSVERLKLLETYSQELLKADAKVSQSEDVIQFFKAQTQDLDPSFPENSIIIMPSEMGDGKKDQPKQQNPSVTQPVVSQSYSCIEAYETKDTKNRPFKVAKKEIVEVLIKDMTGWWLVENKDQQIAWFPAPYLEERVTGEESPNARELDEEGTLYYAMRAYESQKADELSLNVGVVVEVLEKSDNGWWLIWYNERTGYIPSMFLQPYKNPHSKFQTMVNTGLCVSTPNLLQAASLSNWSSLPQRKTQAGDEPPTRSAHERPIKDRDPPSRMRSRSLSGPLPAAESTASSNLTCELDSLSVSSGSGSEHGFNWDWKAVSSGSLPGVKQAGAGLLQASLGQASASRGSKAPHLTSKDRNDSGFEEESPSDSDSFLHSPDSAASIPKVPVRPAVQEILQKCSTVTKRAMQRAAPRPSLQPSPHLHPGGETCAKPTDALDHVCLR
- the NOXO1 gene encoding NADPH oxidase organizer 1 isoform X2, producing the protein MMAVSWSDRNNILIYRTFEEFKKFHKVLKRKFPIEGGLLKKSDRSIPKFKDAKLMQRKSRNLSRSVERLKLLETYSQELLKADAKVSQSEDVIQFFKAQTQDLDPSFPENSIIIMPSEMGDGKKDQPKQQNPSVTQPVVSQSYSCIEAYETKDTKNRPFKVAKKEIVEVLIKDMTGWWLVENKDQQIAWFPAPYLEERVTGEESPNARELDEEGTLYYAMRAYESQKADELSLNVGVVVEVLEKSDNGWWLIWYNERTGYIPSMFLQPYKNPHSKFQTMVNTGLCVSTPNLLQAASLSNWSSLPQRKTQAGDEPPTRSAHERPIKDRDPPSRMRSRSLSGPLPAAESTASSNLTCELDSLSVSSGSGSEHGFNWDWKAVSSGSLPGVKQAGAGLLQASLGQASASRGSKAPHLTSKDRNDSGFEEESPSDSDSFLHSPDSAASIPKVPVRPAVQEILQKCSTVTKRAMQRAAPRPSLQPSPHLHPGGETCAKPTDALDHVCLR